TGTTGCCCTTTTCGCGGCGATACTTCTTCGTAGTACCCCCAGCAATCATTGCATTGAGGGCTATTTTAGAAGTGAACCGTTCGTCGTGGGTTTCTATGTCCGTGTCCGGGAAATTTTTCTTGAGTAAATTAAGAAAAGCTTCTACGTGTTTGGTAGCGTGGCTTTCGGTGCCGTCCAATCGCTTGGGCATGCCTACTACAAACAACTCAATGCCTTCTTGCTCGTGGTAGTCTTTCAAAAACTGGATGACATCTTTTGAGTGGACAGTGTCTAAGGCAGTAGCAATAATTTTGAGTGGATCAGTCACCGCCAATCCCACTCTTTTGGTTCCATAGTCAATGGCAACAATACGCGGCATATCAATAATTTAAGTACTAATGCAGAATTAAATACATTTAATAAATAGACATAATTGTCGTATTATAAACTAACTATATCTGATTGCTTATAGCTTGTTGCTGCTTAATTTAGACATAAACAACTGTAGGTAATGAGCTACAAGCAGGTTTGAACCAATCATATAAAATCAGCTATGCTTCATAATGATTGGTATTGTTTTTTTATAGTAAGTACCAAGGTAGCATTAAATATACCTAATGAGTAGGTGTAACTACCTTATGATGAGCAAGTGGCTCTTACTTGTAGCACCGATATACATCGGTATCTAAGGGCTTATAGCTCATTACTTGCTGCTACTTATCAGGTATAAACCTAGTCATTAGGCAAAATTAGACAAATCTCTACTGATTAGCGCGCGATTCAATAGTTAATTTCATTTATATAACCCTGGAGGGCATAAAATCAAGGGTTTAGTTATAGTGATGGCGTTTTTTAAGCATTTGTTTTACCTTTAGCTCCAGCTGTAATGCCTTGGGAAACAAAATTTGATTTTCTATTTTGGCATGTACCTGCAAGTCCTTTTCCAAAGCCTGTAGCTCCATAAAAAGCACCCTCAAGTGTAAATGGGCGTTTTGGTCAAGGTAGTAGTTATTGGTAATATCTCTGATGCCCTTCATTTCGTCGTCGTGGGTGTCGTGCTCAATGGCAAGCAAATGCACTTGATTTTTCTCCATTTCATAATGCAACTTGCTGGCGTTGTAATGCCCCTGAGAGGCACCCATCAATAGCATAACATATCGGAAAAAAGTATCTTCTTCTTCGTGGATATGATGAATGAAATCTTCGGTAAATAAAGGAAAGAGTAATTGAAGATCGCGAATAGTATGAGCGTTTCCTATTTTTTGAGGGTCAAGGTTTTCAATCAACGACGCCATATAAGGCAACTTTTCGTTGATAAACACATAATGGGCGTGACGCAAGTACTCAATCACCAAGTCTGCCGGGTAAGTATTGAGAGGAAGTTCTTTAGGCTGGTGATGGATAGCCTCAAGGCTACTCACTACCTTTTCTACGTTGAGATTTCTCGCCTTACAAACCTGAGCAAGCGTATCGTTTGAGTAATTGTAGAACTCAATGCCAAAATAGTGTAATACGGCAGCGTATACATAATTTTCGGTCACTAGTTCGTTTATTTTTTTGGCAACTAACCTCATATACTTGTTCCTAAATTGTGAGATTGTAAGATGATTGTAATAGATAAAGCAAATAAGTACTAATACAGCATTAAATACGGCTAACAAGTAGCTATTGTTAGCTTATGATGAGTGAGTTAGCCTTATTTTTATTATCGTTAATTATACCAATATGTATTGGCATTCAAGGCTTGTGGCTACTTGCTATATAGAAAGTGCTTAGCAAAAATAAAAAATTAAACCTTTTTACACAAATACACAATTTCTTTAGAAGGCAACGAATACTTTTCTACCAATGCCTTGTCCAGATGCATCACATAGTCATCTTCTATTACTTCAAAACCACCCTGTTGCAAGCGTATGCCATAGTCGGTACCATACATGCGCACGTGGTCTTCTTGTCCAAAAGCCTTGAAACGCTCCGATGGACTGATAATGTTAGCATCTTCGTAAGTAAGCTCTAGCCCTTCTGCGATAAAAGGCACTTGAATAATAGCCCAACCACCGGGCTTTAGTACACGGTGAATCTCACTCATTGCCTTGATGTCATCGTCTACGTGTTCCATTACGTGGTTGCAAAAAGCCACGTCAAAAGTACTTGCGTCAAAAGGAATGTCATGTACATCCATTTTTACCTTGGCAAGCGGCGACTCTAAGTCAGCCGTGATATAGTCGAGGTTAGGCATTTTGTCAAACCGTTTGATAAAGCAAGCTTCAGGAGCAATGTGCAATACCTTGAGTTGATCTTTAAAAAAGTTGGTTTTTTCTTTTAAGTACAAATGCATCAGGCGGTGCCGCTCCAGCGATAAGCAATTGGGGCACAAGGCATTGTTTCGTGCCGACTCACCCCTGCCATAAGGCAGAAACTTCTTGAAATTTTTGCTGCATACTGGGCAGTGTACCTTATCTCCCCGGTAAAATATGGCCAAAACTTTGAGCGCCAGCGGGCTTATAATTTGTAAATACTTTCTTGGAACTCGTCTAATGATCCAGCTAATGAGTTTTTTCATGAAGGTCAAAATCAAATGTAATTACAAAGCTACGGCTAAAGTCTGAAAAAATGAAGCAAACAAAATACACAAGTGACTTCTGCCAACGATAAAAGTTGTATTTAGAGTACTTATTGGTAGCTTTGTACCTGATTTGCTATTCTCAAAAACATTTTAAAAATGCAAAAAATACTCATTACTGGTTCCAACGGTTTATTGGGTCAAAAGCTCCAGCAATTACTCATTACGTCGCCTTATAATACCACCGTAGAAGTACTGGCTACTTCGCGTGGCAACAATCGTTGCTCTATCACCAATGCCAATCTGCGTTACCAGTCCATGGACATTACCAATCGTGAAGAGGTGATCGCAACCCTGACCGAGTTTAAACCAGATGCTGTGATACACACTGCTGCCATGACCCAGGTTGATGACTGTGAGACTCAACGTGACTTGTGCTGGCAGCTCAATGTAAACAGTGTAGAGTATTTGATAGAGGCTTGCCAACAGCTAAAGCAAGCAGGAAAGGCGCCTTTCTTGGTTCATTTGTCTACTGACTTTATATTCGATGGGGCAGCTGGTCCTTACCATGAAGAAGCCACCGCCAACCCGGTAAGTTATTATGGCGAAAGCAAACTAGCCGCTGAACAGGCTTTGCTGGCAAGCAATATACAGTGGAGCATTGCCCGTACCGTGCTGGTGTATGGCATAACCGAGGCTATGAGCCGCTCGAACATCATTTTGTGGGTGAAAAAATCGCTTGAAGAGGGCAAAACCATTCATGTAGTAAACGACCAATGGCGCACACCTACTCTTGCCGAAGACCTTGCTATGGGGTGCTTCTTGATGGCCGACAAGAAAATTAGTGGTATTTTTAACATATCGGGCAAAGATTTTCTGACGCCCTACGAAATGGCGATTAAAACCGCAAAATACTTTAACCTCGATGCGTCATTAATTGTAAAAACCGATGCTTCACGGTTTTCGCAACCTGCCAAAAGACCACCAAAAACCGGGTTTATTCTTGATAAAGCAATCCAACAACTCAATTATGCGCCGCGCTCGTTCGATGAAGGCATTGCTATTCTTGACCAACAGCTCAAGGCCACAGTATAGGGTTGGGCTACTATAAAGCATACCAGAAAATAGGGGTGTATGCGCGAAAATCTTGATATTGTTTAATCAATTTGCTTTTTTTTGCGTATACATTTCGCTATTTTTGTTGTTATAGCATTTTCTGCTCAATTTTTGTTCTTCCCAGTAGTATATTATTTTAAATGAGCAAATTGAATCAATAAAGGCGGTTTTTGGTGTTTTAAAAACCCAAATAATTTTATTGATTTCTAATCGTACAAAAAATAATGCGTGGAGCTTGTATGATTGTTAATTTGCCTAACCCTATAAGCTTTAGAAACAATGAGCCTACAAGAAACAAAAAATGGGCTGTACGCTTACTACACAAAATACGAAATAAAGCGCGCACTCAAATACTATGTTCCTACGCACTGTCAGAATATAGCCCCCACCTTAGAGAACAACCCTGACAATCAGTTTGCCTTTGTTACACGACAGTTATTGATTCCGTTTTTTATCAATCGCAACATCAAAGACTCAATGTATCGAGATAAGTTTTACATCATTTTGGCAGAGGCTGGAATGGGTAAAACAACCTTTATGTTAAACTTGTACACCAAATACGCCGAAAAGCTGGCAGATACCGATTATCAAATCAAAATTTTTCCGTTGAGTTTTCCTAATGCAATGGAGCAGGTAGAGAAAATTCCAAAAGCAGAACGCCCCAATACCATTTTATTATTAGACGCATTTGACGAAGACAGTGACGCTATCAAGGCTCATCAAAAAAGGCTGCACTACATTCTGCAAAAAGTGGCTGATTTTAAAGAAGTGGTTTTTACCTGTCGTACCCAGTTTTTTCCGCGCGAAGAAGAAGAGTCAGGAGAAACCGGCTTGTTAAAGTTTAAATACAAAGAAAATACTTACCAGTTTCGAAAGCTTTATTTGTCTCCTTT
This window of the Microscilla marina ATCC 23134 genome carries:
- the ruvX gene encoding Holliday junction resolvase RuvX, yielding MPRIVAIDYGTKRVGLAVTDPLKIIATALDTVHSKDVIQFLKDYHEQEGIELFVVGMPKRLDGTESHATKHVEAFLNLLKKNFPDTDIETHDERFTSKIALNAMIAGGTTKKYRREKGNIDKVSAVVILQSYLEKMQL
- a CDS encoding class I SAM-dependent methyltransferase: MKKLISWIIRRVPRKYLQIISPLALKVLAIFYRGDKVHCPVCSKNFKKFLPYGRGESARNNALCPNCLSLERHRLMHLYLKEKTNFFKDQLKVLHIAPEACFIKRFDKMPNLDYITADLESPLAKVKMDVHDIPFDASTFDVAFCNHVMEHVDDDIKAMSEIHRVLKPGGWAIIQVPFIAEGLELTYEDANIISPSERFKAFGQEDHVRMYGTDYGIRLQQGGFEVIEDDYVMHLDKALVEKYSLPSKEIVYLCKKV
- a CDS encoding SDR family oxidoreductase translates to MQKILITGSNGLLGQKLQQLLITSPYNTTVEVLATSRGNNRCSITNANLRYQSMDITNREEVIATLTEFKPDAVIHTAAMTQVDDCETQRDLCWQLNVNSVEYLIEACQQLKQAGKAPFLVHLSTDFIFDGAAGPYHEEATANPVSYYGESKLAAEQALLASNIQWSIARTVLVYGITEAMSRSNIILWVKKSLEEGKTIHVVNDQWRTPTLAEDLAMGCFLMADKKISGIFNISGKDFLTPYEMAIKTAKYFNLDASLIVKTDASRFSQPAKRPPKTGFILDKAIQQLNYAPRSFDEGIAILDQQLKATV